Proteins from one Dermacentor variabilis isolate Ectoservices chromosome 1, ASM5094787v1, whole genome shotgun sequence genomic window:
- the LOC142588802 gene encoding uncharacterized protein LOC142588802, with the protein MQPLQNPFLFLVQVGKHPSLHAKRSSNICLLLFPGPLVILCDFFECIYVVKLLMLAGDVEQNPGPQKEILDAIAALSAKSDARHTEVIGMLSEVRANQQKLEEKVSSLASRLATVESLVESYETNQNGVDLPSVVDEAVRDQTAAITSRLDELEDRSRRDNLIFYGIPDVPAENWSESETKIRNCLTSLLQITLIDEAISHAHRLGTYAVNKHRPIIVKFSSSKLKQKVFTERKKFKGSGISVSEDFCRATRLSQKKLIEFGKASGQKYVLRLNRLQIDKRTYVYCPVTDRVCEIHTNKLRSTNSVPNAPSDGPSNSQT; encoded by the coding sequence atgcaaccGCTTCAAAACCCGTTCTTGTTTCTTGTACAGGTTGGTAAACACCCGTCGTTGCACGCTAAGCGATCCAGTAATATCTGTCTGCTGCTCTTCCCAGGCCCACTGGTGATTCTTTGTGATTTTTTTGAGTGTATATATGTTGTTAAATTGCTTATGTTAGCTGGGGATGTGGAACAGAACCCTGGTCCTCAAAAGGAGATTCTAGACGCCATTGCGGCCTTGTCGGCTAAAAGTGACGCACGCCATACCGAGGTAATAGGGATGCTATCAGAGGTCCGAGCTAATCAGCAAAAACTTGAGGAAAAAGTTTCCAGCTTAGCCAGTAGGCTCGCAACAGTTGAATCCCTGGTGGAATCATATGAAACAAATCAGAATGGTGTTGATCTACCGAGCGTAGTCGATGAAGCTGTGCGAGACCAAACTGCAGCAATAACTTCTCGGTTGGACGAGCTGGAAGACCGTTCTCGCCGTGACAACCTTATATTTTACGGGATTCCTGACGTCCCAGCGGAGAACTGGTCCGAATCTGAAACTAAAATTCGAAACTGCCTTACCAGTTTACTACAGATAACTTTAATAGACGAAGCCATTTCCCACGCCCACAGGCTGGGTACCTATGCAGTAAATAAACACCGGCCCATAATCGTAAAATTCTCGTCCTCAAAACTTAAACAAAAGGTTTTCACTGagcgaaaaaaattcaaaggttctgGCATTTCTGTTAGCGAAGACTTCTGCCGCGCCACACGCTTGTCACAGAAAAAATTGATTGAATTCGGAAAGGCTAGCGGACAGAAATATGTGCTACGGCTTAACCGTCTACAAATCGACAAAAGAACTTACGTTTACTGTCCGGTAACTGATCGAGTCTGCGAAATCCACACAAACAAGCTTCGTTCAACAAACTCTGTCCCAAATGCACCTTCTGATGGCCCTAGCAATTCACAAACATAG